The Puntigrus tetrazona isolate hp1 chromosome 3, ASM1883169v1, whole genome shotgun sequence nucleotide sequence TTTaaggcaaaaatcattaggacattagGTAAAGATCGAGTTCcctgaagatattttgtacatttcctaccataagTATATCAGAACTTAATTTAAGAGGGcgattttgatttattttcagattcCAGACTTTTGtgtctcagccaaatattgtcctctCCAAACAAACCATAAATCAACGCTTATTTAGGCTGGTCAACCCGCAGAAGACGTATCTAATTTTTTaatgacccttatgactggttgtttggtccagggtcacatttgctGATAATTATTTTCAGGGTTTGACTTTTATAACCAAAAACTAACCTCGCCGGAACCCGGAAGTTTTTCTTAATGGTTATTTTCAGGTGTTgggtttcttttttcagaaCCGAAAACAGGTCTTTTGGTCTTGGGGTCTGTTCATCACTGGTCTTATCTGGTTTACAGGCTGGTTTTAGGGGGGCTTGACCGCTTCTTTAGCTGCTCGGGCCGGGAGACCAGCAGATCAAACAGCTAACCAGGTTTAGGGTTGGGGTATGTgtatgcattaataaaacactatCTAATagatagaaataatatttatggcTGGATTACAGTAGCTGTGCAGTCAAAATCGTGAATATAACATAATTACTAtattttaggtttagggttgtggagtagatattaaaaaaacataatttgcgTTTGTAGTATTTTCTGTTGTCAAATTCTACTACCTACTTTTTTAATGGGAGGTAGCAAAATCTGACAAATCAGACCAGACAAGCATctttcagcagatttttttcagggcatgtattttatttgttaagtgAAATGAGCAGAGTAATGTTACACATGCATTTCTTACCCTTTTCGCAGGATTTTTGTACCTGCTCTTACAAACTTACAGAAATGaacagaattaatttaaaactgaaacttAAATTACAGTCAACACATTAATGAAGGGGCAtatatttgtgttgttgttgttgttgttcatttctcctatattaatttgattaatttgcaacaatttattattaattttatcattaaacatAATAGTTTATACTAATTTAACCATTTAGTATTTTCCATTGTTGTTGAAACTTGTACTTATGTGGGGTATTTGTCTTCCTGAGTGTAGAGACAACAAGTAAAAGATCATTATACCATCACAACGGTATTTTTCcatgcttttgtttgttgtgtAATAACGCTTCTTGGATTTTTGCTGATACAAGACAAAATCTCTGTCAGGATCCAGCATTTGGGGTTGGATGTGAAATTTCTGACATGGAGACTTGATCTAACAGTTTATTAAAAGCTATTAAATGTGACCGGGTCCAAATGGAAACATTTCGCAGCGATAAATAAGAGATTTTTGTCTTAACAACATATACTAAAGAGGAAATGATGCTTTCTTGTATTACTCCTTTTGGAGTAAGGCATACGTGTACTCACTTCTGATTGGAATTTGCTTGGAGACTGAATGATGGTAAATGATAGtctttatattgtttaatattagtCATTCATAATGCTGTTTCAAATCAAACCCCTAAACACTGGAGGTTAAAATGGATCTCTGTTCTTCTGTagcaatgcattatttatgtgCTTGTGCAGCATTTGATTTCACTGCCATGTCACTGAGACAGATTCAGTGACACTATTCACTATCAGTCAAGCTGAGGACAAACCGAATCTGTACAATTGAAGATTCGCACACAAACATGGGTGTTGATATTAATGCCATTTCCAGCCCCAAGCTGTTGAAGTGTTTACGTCTGTACAGTGTGCCACACAGAGCAAAAGTGGCCTCATTCATTTGGAAAATGACACTATTGTAAAGATAGCTGGCCGCTCAGTGGCAATGTTGAAACTAAGAAATAAACCAGAAGCAGAACTTATAAAGTGGTGCATCAACAAACCcttaaactgaagaaaaaaaaaagctgtgctgCTGTGCAATGCATTGATAAACCACAGATCTGCACCAGAATGGATGTGAGGCTCCAGACACATGAAGTCTGCTTGGTCTCTCAGCCTGATTCTGTGAATGAACGCTCACCTTTGAAATCAGATGTTCTGTTGTATCCTGAAATTACCACAAGAGGAGGCTGTGTGCAAGAAAACTGAGCCATTTGTCAGCGTTGGACAACTcggaaatgttacatttatgtgAACCCTGTTGAAAAAGGTATGTCTTTAAGCTGGATGCTGGTTTTGTTGGTAtcttgctggtttatgctggtcttAAGCTGGTCAGATCATCTCAGTAGCAGCACAtgaccagcaaaggaccagctcaaaccagcatgcCAGcctcaaaacatacctaaccagcacaTACTGTTTTTCTAGAGAAAGCATCAAATTATGAACCTAAAAAGAGGCCTGTGTCGATCAGCCCCAAGCCTTGTCCAAAGATGTTCTGGTTTACTGGACCATGACCCAACTCATTTCAAACATTCAGGTCATTATagagttcattttcatttctgcttGTGTTTTCTTCTGTAAACAGTTCTTGAAATCATCTTTACTGAAATGACCTCTCTAAATATTTTCTGGGTGGGGATCAGgctttgttcttcttcttctttttcttctttttgtgctTAAAGCACTGCTATTCATTCACAGACTGTGCTGGCAGAGcttattttcaacatttgttTGAGTGCTTTTCCTTGAGTACAGTGAATATGTTTCAGCATTTCTTTGGATTTGTTTATGCCTCTGCAGTTTCACAGTTTGTGTATGCTAAAGTGCAAACATTGATATGGAATAAGTTAATATGTGCCTTTagctttttttacagtattacagtaattattattaaaataaatatattgttatttaattttctctttgACAAATACATGTGCTAGTGAATGCACTTTTAATGCACAACTGTTTTAGAATTTACCTCAAACTTATATAGTATAGGTTAAAATTTAGGCCTATACAGTAGTCACAGTTCCTGTAACTGGTCATTACTTAATGGTCCTGCTGTGtgataaatatattctaaaagtataaatattcCCACTTCCCAGCAGAACGGCACTCACTGTAGGCCTCCTATCCCCCAATGTGTCAGCCATTGATCCTCTGCTAGCCGCAGGGAGACCAGGTTGGGTGACAGGAGGTGCTGATCCGTCCCGAAAGATAGAATGGCGGGATTGCAGTACTGTCAGGGGCATATCCTCGCAATGCGGACATGTTCCCCTTCCCAAACGCGTTTTCAGCATGCTCAGCCCCCAGCCACTGACTGTCGGCTCCTCAACAATCTGATGAGTGGTTACACCTGTAGCCTGTTTGTGCCCACATGATGGGAAAGGgtctcaggattagttaaccacttgcaCTTTCTCTTATCAGAGCTGATGAGGTGTCCATTGAAAACCCCAGTTGTCGTCACGACTTAACTCATAGTGAGGACAGACAGGAAATCAGGGGTGGGGTTTCTGTTTTCcactttgtttttttggtttcattATTGCATGCTCGAGGTAGAGCTATTCAGTCCCAGACCAAACAGTTAGAGGTACAGTCATAAAGTTGTGTCTTTCTGTTCAATTGCTTTTCCCTGAGCACAATGAATATGCTTCAACATTTCTTTGGATTCGTTTATCTCTATACAGTTTCACAGCTTGTGAGCCTTACAggtatgtatgtttttgttctgtgccTGAAATATGTCTGTTACTTAAATGAGCCTAAATGTTATCTATTACCTCTTATCTACATATATTAGCCATAAATGTTAGCTTAAGACATGTCATGATTAGATTAagatttaattgtaatatattaaaataaatctcgTGGCATCTTGTACACAGGATGGTGACAGATGTTacttacatattaaaatgaccaGAAATATAGTGTGGTTgtgttttttatgaaaaatttcACAGACAGAATTTCATGAAATTTTCATTATTACCTTAAATTTGATTTCGACTTTTAAAATCCATTCTGACCTCGTCCTTTTGTGAGTCATTTTGTGAAgccttttgaaaaaaagtttataaaataatgacatttgtaTGGAAGTGCATTTCTACCActgaataaacttttttatctcaaaaatctgactttttctcagaattgctaGATGTAGCTAGATGCTAGAAACTCACAACTGCTAGATAGTCAGTATTGCAAGATATGAagtaattcataaaataattaattgcatcatatatcccggtttcacagacaaggctttaATGGGTCTTTATAAATGGGTCTTTTAGAATCGACACCTtcataaaacatgaattaagAAAAGAATTTGTTGAATTAATGAGGAGAGtcatagaataaaaatattttgaaaggccactttttgtgtctaaaaggataataaattaatagataatTAATACTTAAAACTGATCCACTACCTGGATGTTACTATTACTATTGATGTAAGAACATCAATAGTCATGAATTACATAGCAAACACTTTTTGGAGATTTactaacatttaattaaaaatgattttacttgCATTCAATCTTGTGCATTCAGTCAATATATTTCAAACAGATAAAGTCTCAATCAAAGGCTCAATCAAAACAGAAAGTACAATGAATAATCTTTTTTGGGAATAACACAACTTTGCTATCTCAACATGCTTCCTCAGATTTGATGGTGAACTGTTGGATCCAGACCTATATCTGATGAAACTGAAGTAGAAATGTGTGTCTGCTTGATGCGTGAAAACAATGATCATTGGTTCTCACATCAAGCACACACATTTCATTTAGGTTTACcatatttaatgtgcataagataaaatttgaaataagttgaaataaaattgcaaggagtaaaaagtagttttattcttcagaaatgtaatcGAGTAAAATAGCCTGTTTAAATTGtacttgaataaaataaaatcccctCCCAAAATAATACTTAAGTACAGTAATCAAGTAAAATTACTTATAGTAGTTTACACCTCTGGTACAGTATGTagaatataatgtgtttttagaactataaacacattgcattaaaccaaatacacaaaataatgttctttttagcaacatcatatgcaTCTTTAAGCTAAATaacctaaaatgtaaatctgagctgtttcaactgaaagaaacttgcactcaCTGATCATAAAACATGTCggtacatttgttttttttctctctcaaaattgactgtatttattgtgttagctCACACTGCTAATTTTGTGGTGAACAGTTCATCCATGCAAAtcaatccacaaaaaaatagtttgccttcgtaatctttaatccaaatctgaaaatgctcctctTCTCTGAAACATCGGGTCTTCTCTAATGATATCAGTTTGTCAGACaagttttgtttctgaattaaacacctactttactacatccaatcaattcaaAGTAGAAAAAACAATCCAGGTCCTCTGATTTCCTCATTCagtattctgtttctctctgaagtATGTCACAATACAGAAGCAAAGTTGGTGGCAAACTTCTGGTTCGTGCTGACTTTAAGATGAACACCAGTAATGCATGGTCAAAACGAATGGAGGGTCAAATAGTGAAATACAGATATGTAGAAGACAAGACAGAGCAGACCGTTAAACAAGCGAAGATCGGTCGACATCAAACATGATCCAACAGgggaaaaacaaagagagataATCCAGGTACATGAGCAATGGTCCAGGCAGGCAGGAGTATGAAGGACAAGATGATTAGGTTCATCCTAAATACAGACACGTGATCTGATAGAATCGCCAACGAGTCACCGACACCAGTGagaaatttgaaataataatatgtggGCCTGTTAAAAATCATGCAGTGATTGATTCTATTGATTCTAAGTTAGGCCCAAGTTGGTGTCGTTGAAGCCTTCTatagataataaaaattgtctggtgaaataaatgcactttaaaattgtgtatattAACATatgatgaaatgtttaaaatgttaaacagtgAGATTAGTTCtaagagttgtttttttttcccataaaaaTCCTTCTCACTGTCTTCAGCAGGTGCTCAAACTGAATGTCCCGTTCAGATCAACCCTCAGAGAGTTGTTGTGAGACACGGTGGATCTGCCACAGCTAACTGTAAACTTCAGTCACTGTTTACAGTAAGTTTCTCTGTTACtcagtttttctgttaattCTCAGATATATCTAATAAATGTAGTACAGCTCCCAGTCACTGTTTCTGTTACTCAGTTAATTCTCAGATTCTCAGATGTCTAATAAATGTAGAGTCATCGTCACAGCAGATGTCAGAGTGTGTAAATCTTTCCTCCACAGAGACACCAGACAGTGTGTCCATCAGGACTGTGAATCACACAGGACCAATGATGGAGGAAGAGCAGTATGAGCTTCAGTGTGACGTTCTCGATGTGGCTCCTGTTCAGTATCTCACTGTCAAATGGTACAAAGGACAGACTCTGCTGAAACAAAATAACTTCAGTGACACCGTCAAGACTCCAGTGAATGAAACTGTCACACTCCTGATCCGTCCAGACAAAGCTGATGATGGAGCTCAGTACAGGTGTGAAGCACAGCTGGATCTGGGAGCAGAAGGACCTCAACCTCCTCTTAAAGTCACATCTGACCCTCTCAGTGTTGAAGTACACTGTGAGTCTATTATTGCTAAGCTACCTATAAACCtcatttagtatatattttcagttgggCCTTCTAGTGTAAAGGATGtgaaactgtgatttttttctcacgcagatttgcatattaatatgaaatatattaattgaaaGAACACAAAATATCTCTGTTgtacagtatttgttttttgtgctgAGAAATGTATCTCTGACCTCCTCAGATAAACCACAACGCTCCAATTCAACAGAGACCATTAAAGTCAATAATGGTATGCTGAATTGTACAGTGATGGCAAACCCGGCTCCTACGTACACATGGGATCATCTGGAAGAGAAGATCAGCTCCTCAGTTCTCCAGTCCTCAGAACTCAGTCCAGGAACCTACACGTGCACCGCCACAAACACTCTGGGAAGATACAGAATAGAGTTCATCGTCAATGGTGGGACAGGTGggttatgaataaaaatgctaatttagatattttttgaaTAAGTGTATAATTTTGCACATTTGAGACATTATTTGATGACTTGAATGctttgtgcatatttatgttttttttttttaatattgattggGAGTCACTCTttgtacactcttaaaaataaggttctttattggcatctttGGTTTCACAAAGAACTTTCAACATCCAGAGAATCTTTCCATTCAATTAAAGGTTCATCTGGAAAAGGtttcttcagattttttaaatattcttaattttcagattattttcagttttaaaaactgttgGTGAACTAAAAATGGTAGTTCTATGGCACCACGAGAAACGCTTGTTTTGTaacctgtgtttttaaagagtTCATCTGTAGGCAGGGACtcagcattaaaaacatttgagtgTTTTACATCATTAACACTGCTTTTCTTTTGCAGGTATTCGTCCCACAATCTGGACTTTTCTTACTTTTTCCCAATTGTTGGTTGCATTGATTATTGTCATTTAATTACTGGTCAATATAACATTAATGACATTAAGATAACTTGTCGCAGTTTTGTATTTTCCTTCTTTctactttataaaaatgtgttgacTAGTAGAggttcatcatttattcatataaagtGAGTGAACCACTACAATACACCGCTTtcatttataagtaataatCCTTCGATGTTAGCATGAAATTAACATCTTACAAAAAATGTGAAGTATTATTTCTTAGATGTTCATTTGGATTTTGCTTTTCTACTAAGTTCGCCCTCACTGCTGTATGACAAATTCATTCTACAGAACAAATATTCAATTTTGTCATTCAGTTAATACGAGGGTACATATATttgcaagtttaaaaaaaaattacaatatagcaatTGCAAAAGTGATAATAAAATTAAGCTTTTCGTCTTCACTGCCATATTAATTGTTAACAGgatcttaaagaaaaaaacagttagGAACCACCGATGGATGAAACaatttaaaagggaaaaaactacaattatcaaaaaagacaatattgttgaaaacattaataatctGGTATATGCTTTGTCACCCTGCAACATTTGGAAGCATttaacatatatgtatattcacGGCACAGAGCAGCTTTTAAAAGCCCTTACCCCCCACCCCCAATAAACTGTGAAACTTGACCAGCTTTGTTTCCGTTCTCATTTTCTCACCTTCAATTTTAGTTTGTTGGGGGAATATTCTTGATGAGTATCGGTGGAAACTGTGACAGGATGGAGCTTCAAAGTGATTCAAAGAATATGTTAATCTAAACAAAGCCTTCAACCAAAACGTGAAATTGTCACATCTGTGGGTGCCATTTTAACTTGGCCAATAAACAACCGCCCTGAATGAACATCTGAGCCTAAAAACAAACCTATAGTTACTTTACAATGCcaatattaacaaattactGTAGCATCTGAATATAGCTACATGCATGTCAAGAATCAGTTTAACTTTATGTTAAGTGGCATTACTATGAacttatataatacaataaatacactgtAGTTATGTTcaaattgtattgcaaaacacttttgctgctattgaggagGATGTGAGAAAAGTTAGGTACAGGTTTGGTGACGTGAGTAGCGTTAAGGGTTGATTAAGGCATGGGTaattaactgtaattacagatattaattacagattaaattacatacaggtatttaaaaaaaaaaaaagtacaaaagtaaaatgtaaaaataaataaatatctgtgtATCACACCCAAGGAAGTAATAAGCACTTGGAGAAAACATGaattctatttcttttttttttttttttaaataagtctttgtgtctcttttgtgtgtttaacacAGTGACCTGAGTGACTTCAGTCTGCCAAAACCTCCGTGAGTGAGTGTTGTCATAGCAACCTCGCTGCAGCGAAGCATTTTAAGACAGCTATCGCTGGAGCTCAGTAGCTCTTAACTCATGTAAgcgaatttaaaaataaactagacGGTATGTGTTAAgagtgaaataaagaaaataaatgtgcacaaTCGGTTAAAACATAGTTAAAGTGCGATGCATGCTGTGATTCACAAAAACAGTGAACATGAGCcattaaactttttattgcaGTTCGCGACTACAATTCGAGACAGTTCTATTGTGGTAATGCTTCAGTACGCTAGATTCAAATGTGATATGAAAAAGACAGTTTCACAAGATACGCAGGAGATGATGAGAAATAGTGAGGTGCGAGCAGAGGGAGAGCTGATTGTAATGAGGCCCACTGCTTCAATCCCCCTCCAGGCCCTTCAGTACAAGGCTTTTGTTGGCTGTCACTGTTCAGTTTTTAGTTGCCAAGCAAGACCGAGTCGGAATTCCTCTTGCCTCTGTGTGCGGACTATAGCAGATTTCAACcattttcatcaaaatgaaaaacaatctcttttgctttttcagTCTGTCCATTATCGGAATAGGTAAGATGTTTCTCTGTGAAAATAACGCTAGttgtttagcaatatttcaagTTAAGTTGAGAGTAAACAATTATGAGGAGCATATCGGCTTACACTTACCAACTTCCCACGAAAACCAACTTAATTCTGTTGTTTCTGGaagttttcaaaatgtttttacattggtCATTCTAAAAGTATTgcttaaaagaaagaaactttgGCTTACTGCGCaatagctgtttttaaatagcatttatattttctacATAAGCCATATTACACTTTTAGAGAGCTTGTTTCAATCCAACTTTGCGTCAAATATGGACTAACCCAacttttaagttaaaaacagaatgtaaaaattaaaccCAACGCCTGGGTTAGTCCCTTTTTGACCCAAAGTTGGGTTAAAACAGCCCAGCTTTTTGTGATATTGATGATTCTGATTCACACCTTCTTCAGTGTCAGCTGACAGTTGCTCGCTAGAGATATCTCCCTCCAGAGTAGTGGTGAAGTTTGGGGATCCGGTGTCGGTCAGCTGTGTGGCCTCTCGTCCGGTGCGCGTGCTGGGATGGGAATCGATCATTGCCGCATCGCACACTCAGAATGACCTCAGCGTTCAGTGGCGGGTGGACAGTTTGACTGACTGGATTGAGGAGCCAATCTGCTATGGTGTTTTTTTCACCGCTCCCAGACAGTGTGAGGAAAAACTCAACCTCGTTCTATACAGTGAGTACAGTATTTAAAACCCTCGTCTGAAGAAAAGCAGCATAGAGTAGCTGTGTCTGGCTTCGAATGACCAGCTCAATCCATTTAAAAGAAGTAAATCATTCGGAAATGAAAATGTTGCCAATACTCAATCGCAGCACACCACAAACAGTACAATTTCAAAACAACAATAGTAACGGTGACACTTTAGTATGcgaatcaattaaaaaataaaataaaaagtcattgtTACTTCAGCAAATGCGTCTGTTTCCCTtctcatgcttttttttgtaaacaatattTGATTGGTTTATGGCAGGGTTTGGTGTAAGGTGGTGTATTACTTTCAAATGTGATAGAGCGTATCAACGGTTCAGCACCGCTCACCAGACATTTCACTTCTGAACTGTTGTGAAACATGAAACCACTAACATGATGAAGCATTTCCAGTTAAAGTTCATCTGTTTCGGATAAAACGGAACTTTTAATGCCATGTTCCAAGTGTTACGAACGTGCAACAAGTGATGTAAATGTACCACATGCGCATTTTTCTAAAGTGTCTGCGTGGCAGCCTTTTTTAATGAACGTAAGCAGAATTTACATTTCGGGCAGATTTGGTGAAGATCATCAAGAAATAAGTAAACGATGACACAGTTGTCATTTTTGAGCAAACTATACTTACTATGCTTACTTGGTTACCAAGTGGCTTTTAACATGGTTACGCTACTAAAACAGGTCAACCTGCAACATATAAAACTAACcatataaaagcatattaagCTGGTCTAAActaatacgtttttttaaacgttAAATGCCTTTGTTTAAATTTGCAATTGTCTTTACGCAGAGAAACCAGACAGTGTTTCCATAAGTTTAGTGAATCACAGCAGTCCAGTGGTGGAAGGAAGAGAGTACCAGCTGCAGTGTGAGGTGCAGAACGTCGCACCTGTCCAGTACCTCGTTTTACGGTGGTACAAAGGAAAAAATGAGGTTTACAACCACTCGTTCTCAGAGTTATCCCCTGCAACACCAGTCCAGGTGTCCTCTATCTTGCTGATTGTCCCAAACAGAGCCGATAATGCAGCTCAGTACAGGTGTGAAGCACAGCTGGAACTTGGAGCAGAAGGACCTCAACCTCCTCCAACAGTTCAGTCTGAAGTTCTCAACATTGCAGTTCAATGTAGGTGAATAAAGTCAACAATACTCAATAGCGAAGATATTTTATAGCTATAAATGTTaaatctatatattatttttttttatcagaccCACCGGACTTCCGCAGTCCAGGGGAAGAGATACTGGACATCAGTGAGGATAGTGAAACAGCGCTGGATTGTACTGCGGAGGGTAACCCACCTCCTGTGTATGTTTGGACCTCCTCAAACCTTCAGGAGAAGGCTGATAATCAGCCGGTTTTGAGAGCTGCATCTTTGAGCCCAGGGGTATATACATGCACTGCGTCCAATATCCTGGGGAAAAAGAGCAAACAGTTTGTCATCAAGCACAAATCCAAAGGTGAGAGCAATAAAGCACtagaaatgtactttttaatggattttctttgtcttttgaaTCAAGGCAACAAGAGTTCTCTCCTAATATCTGTCCCCGCTGATACCTGCCTAGTTGTTGCTTCATTAATTagaaaaaagacttttataaaTTCACATCTTTGTACAAAAATTGCCTGTTTAACTAATTATCGCAAAGGTTTCAGTGGTCAaaactgtttttagtttttagctttaaaatgaagtggagagtaaagcattttaaaaaaacaaaagatgaacACAGGCCTCAAACGTCAAAAAAGGTCATTgacaaaataactaaacaaaaaaaaatcttttacaatAACCACATACTTTATTCAGTGTGCCTTAAGCTTTGAAGCCCTGATACTTTGTGTAGAATTCAAGTACTATGAGTTGATAGTGTGCTGATACTCCCCTAAAAATAAGAGACTTCATACATTTCAACAGATGATACACAATCcttggaaaaaaataagtacactttTGCAGGTTTAAAAAGACTACTAATTACATGAATGAGTTTAAAACAAGTATTCCCGCAGCTTCATAAAATGACTGTTAAACTCCTAATGACACGTGGATTATTTAACTGTGTCTTTGCTACATTTCTGGACCTTCCATCTGCCTTCTGAGATATTGAGcttcaaatgtttttgcacTCCATAGACTTGTGAAGGTGGAACCCTCTTTATTCTctaaaaaaggccaaaaatgtACACAGCTTGCAAAAGAAACGTTACGTAATGTGAATTATGTCACATTCGCTGTTTAGCTTAGTGTCATTTAGCAACAAAAGAAGTTTTCGTTTGTCAATACTGTGGCTTTACACATAGCTAAAAGGAAGAGAAGCCTAAAATAGTTGGCTTTGAAGTGcaaagcctttttaaaaaagcgaAATATGCCTCAACGGCTACAAACGTCAAAAAAGGAAATTgccaaaataacattaaaaaactgttttaggGTTTTGGACAGCCCCAGGTTTCCAAAGccctaaaactattttttattggCCAGTGTAGCATAGCGGTACCATTCCCCGAGCTGATCCCCTCGGTCTGCAGATGCTCCAAAAACAGATACTCCCAAAAGAGCAGACATTCCACACATTAAGTTTCAACTGATAGCACACTAATTCTGTACACAAGAAGTGCATTTTTGAAGTGTTACTGGCATTCACACATGCCACTGTGATATACAACACTGGGTTTGTATTTGTCTGGTTTTCTATTTCCTGTTCTGGTTTTGGAGACTCTCTGTAGTTTGATTTGTCACCCTTTACTGTTTTCTGAAGTGTTTGTCTGCAATACATAGCATGTGTTGCCTTTGTCTGCAATAATTAGCCTTTTTTCCCCCTATTTTCTCAGTTCATAAGTTCTGTCTTCTAGTTCCTTGTACCCTGgttcttcttttctgttctttctttgcttcttcaccggtaaaaaaaagttgattggATCCTCAcctctcttcttcttttaaatgtatgcaacAACAAATGCTCCTTATATAAATCCTTAAAAAGGACTGAGATATGTGCTTAGAGCTTTACTGCTAACTGCGTGGAAAACAGCAGCTggtacattttctaaaatatctgCTTTTGCGTTTAGTGGTtaaaactgtgattttaaagtggtttaaaaatcacacgcactcaaaaaatagcattttgatCTAACTTAATAAAATGATGACACATATTTCCATTGATTTGATCTGATTTCTTTGAACTTAAGGTAACTTAACTGTACTGATGAGTAAAACGTAAATGTTCCCTGAACACGATTCACTCTTGTTGCTCAACATTGCTTTGTGCAGGCTTgagttttctgcatttttatgatAATGGAAAGAGCTTTTAATGTTTAGTTATTtc carries:
- the si:ch211-66e2.5 gene encoding hemicentin-1 — encoded protein: MSECVNLSSTETPDSVSIRTVNHTGPMMEEEQYELQCDVLDVAPVQYLTVKWYKGQTLLKQNNFSDTVKTPVNETVTLLIRPDKADDGAQYRCEAQLDLGAEGPQPPLKVTSDPLSVEVHYKPQRSNSTETIKVNNGMLNCTVMANPAPTYTWDHLEEKISSSVLQSSELSPGTYTCTATNTLGRYRIEFIVNGGTVSADSCSLEISPSRVVVKFGDPVSVSCVASRPVRVLGWESIIAASHTQNDLSVQWRVDSLTDWIEEPICYGVFFTAPRQCEEKLNLVLYKKPDSVSISLVNHSSPVVEGREYQLQCEVQNVAPVQYLVLRWYKGKNEVYNHSFSELSPATPVQVSSILLIVPNRADNAAQYRCEAQLELGAEGPQPPPTVQSEVLNIAVQYPPDFRSPGEEILDISEDSETALDCTAEGNPPPVYVWTSSNLQEKADNQPVLRAASLSPGVYTCTASNILGKKSKQFVIKHKSKGV